The following coding sequences lie in one Alosa sapidissima isolate fAloSap1 chromosome 15, fAloSap1.pri, whole genome shotgun sequence genomic window:
- the LOC121684510 gene encoding centrosomal protein of 164 kDa-like isoform X3 translates to MTAAALKIGDQLILEEEYDENYIPSEQEIHEYAREIGIDPVKEPELLWLAREGIVAPLPPEWKPCQDVTGDVYYFNFSSGQSAWDHPCDEQYRQLVLQERERAQPRTSKTAVTSGGKKEKKKKKDKEEKKKDKEEKKKGKKKEQELNPPGVSLGGMLLSSGLGSLPAPLSSLAPLRGFGADTSIPPLRGSLLSSDGLEPLKTSLGGPLSSLGSSVLEGKQLEQISRLSPGFKEEEKSSDRERPSGQSPLMRNLHFDLDALGKSFQYEDSEASLSAPPEELTEPELQDLVRDHSPEPGSQDLTTGPHISTPAQRDSRDHSSRDHGDGQEKVEDEEEEIPEEEQAGEEFMSHEEEEECKEDDQESLMSHGENCEEKRGEENNSDMLKRAQESVEEPKGVEEESDEVVAIYSRGKHDSSKGLERYYLSIEGESKREEEFDSEMIEKCITSEVERAAVFAERSEVKQRSSDTEQANGKDSGPSEEVVEVFEGNEEVVQNDDSGHHKSESALEDAEEVMDAVERSETPKAAEESEDNISLRDCSQGEGGTRETTEKQSAELCEEVYDEEDFETDMKPDVGSVDGEEDDSDILERCVISDRNISRGEKSGEESDILERCVSENISQKGESEQVVLKGKDKKVLESDDCVEEEEEEEVKEEEEDIMEMSVEYEDEEEEEESEKKKVIEKYVEKQEMSLSEKELSGTEEVDTMHRFVQSSEEAKVIEQEEESEVVEIERGQVKDEEEEEEKDSIGENVKESEEDDVIKDTEQGIAPEEQCVKTEPKESDSDEEILEICVKREQEEDGDCSEQGKDSQGKESLLKESERLISGKPLGKGRATPKSPALTPRDEDSEKSHASVSKEEAVEVLCEGEERARSVVGGGQREIPFMSLPRMERMGKLLTVQRTILPCEDTAASGKKRKTLSPTDDVKREKNEDDESRETKGREQRADQRERGEFTERYLLGLDGDSFLAEQRLQLCASSPDVSQASSTHMKHSTLGEEGRSSGMRKLGASPVAAPRRGLVRSSHASSDEDQHEEQNEADMQKSRGSVDERMSRKGERQKSEEEEQSKEQEEEEEDEELEVELEGDEEDEEWEVMEDEEEEVELKIPEKKLGEERKGMVKVGEVKLKKMEVDIMKQRTDILKEKEKLKTREEELNSEIEETSAQVAEQTRQRVERTKLVEDITYGRPWSYQDKQRLTFLKEDARQIDEEEEERRLKEEERRLKEENEANLRALRLQLDSSRREEEARLRAESAQQLQQLRESAQREREIQQRLLIEENEAKLRELQRALEEERRAERERLEAQKRRELQRLQEESELELMQEKRLLQKKNEEALASLKLEVKTDEMLREVPSSSKQQLTEYRTELGDVLLEIRDELQRDHNRKVEQFKEEQRQKLEDIRLEHVEQESSQREHLRTTLQGERDRLLSSHNLQLEQLKTQLDKQVQRTRQAYSKKEEEIKELELQLDIRAKDLKTQEAMLFSQTSEIQKRRHQLGLKENEIEGLHEDLEKVTLERDRAREEAQLERQEKERLKEENQAMKAEREKLEKKLELLQERCDQLSRRVRDLEQTEKRVSSSRSEQRQTKVNTKGKETRKKDRESSSLPSDEQSLHVEDLEPPKASSTPPLPKSSESMEGLRYYISSEGMSLQRARNFLEQQSGSLSERQAVLMAARSSCFQGPVREGANQELLKNLQQEANHLEQLRATVQKGQSLLEKKAERLTHLESSLVDEFSYNDTYRHDVDRKVTFVVTDSDMSSVDGHEGTDVHPTVPAKVQHLADSLQHISEQLNTVLEALGSLSQKKAPLLPNVQASYQPLSVPLSQEQALSSGLLSASRWPWASAMTGTSNLGRAGNSFIFQKEREDSVASNKLSSGKLGLPMNVRGGYSMIGNYNLSGFPTASEQVQSMLSTKSTEMDDQQLQSLIECNKRWLETRRKDPGIPLFTRYRPPSSLGGLVQLGLDESNQIKVYHY, encoded by the exons ATGACTGCAGCTGCTCTGAAGATTGGAGATCAGTTGATCCTTGAGGAGGAATATGATGAAAACTATATCCCTTCCGAACAAG AGATTCATGAGTATGCACGAGAAATTGGAATCGATCCTGTTAAGGAACCAGAGTTGCTTTGGTTGGCGAGAGAGGGGATTGTGGCCCCTTTACCTCCGGAGTGGAAACCATG CCAGGATGTCACTGGAGACGTGTACTACTTCAATTTCTCCTCCGGACAGTCCGCCTGGGACCACCCGTGTGATGAGCAGTACCGCCAGCTAGTGCTGCAGGAGCGCGAGCGGGCCCAGCCGCGCACGTCCAAGACAGCAGTTACATCTGgtgggaaaaaagagaagaagaagaagaaagacaaggaggagaagaagaaagacaaggaggagaagaagaaagggaaAAAGAAGGAACAGGAACTCAACCCTCCAGGGGTTAGTTTGGGTGGCATG CTCCTCAGCTCTGGTCTTGGGTCCTTGCCAGCGCCTCTGAGTTCCCTGGCACCTCTGCGGGGTTTTGGAGCTGACACGTCCATTCCGCCTCTTCGTGGGTCCCTCCTCTCTTCAGATGGTCTGGAACCCCTGAAGACTTCTCTTGGG GGCCCTTTGTCCAGTTTAGGGTCTAGTGTGTTGGAAGGGAAGCAACTGGAGCAGATATCCCGTCTCAGCCCTGGCtttaaggaggaggagaagtccTCAGACAGGGAG AGACCTTCAGGCCAGAGCCCACTGATGCGCAATCTGCATTTTGATTTGGATGCCCTGGGGAAAAGCTTTCAGTATGAG GACAGCGAGGCTAGTCTCAGTGCTCCTCCTGAAGAGCTGACTGAACCAGAGCTACAAGATCTAGTAAGGGACCACAGCCCAGAGCCTGGCTCTCAG GACCTCACAACTGGCCCACATATTAGCACACCTGCACAGAGAGATAGCAGGGATCACAGCAGTAGAGATCATGGAGACGGGCAAGAGAAGgttgaggatgaggaggaggagatcccAGAGGAAGAACAAGCTGGTGAAGAGTTCATGAgtcatgaggaagaggaggagtgtaAAGAAGATGACCAGGAAAGCCTGATGAGTCATGGGGAGAACTGTgaggagaaaaggggagaggagaataaTAGTGACATGTTGAAGAGAGCTCAGGAAAGTGTGGAAGAACCTAAAGGAGTTGAGGAAGAGAGCGACGAAGTAGTTGCTATATATTCCAGAGGGAAACATGACAGCAGTAAAGGCCTTGAGAGATATTATCTAAGTATagaaggagagagcaagagagaagaggaatttGACAGTGAGATGATAGAGAAGTGTATCACCAGCGAAGTTGAGAGGGCTGCTGTTTTTGCAGAGAGGAGTGAGGTAAAACAGCGATCCAGTGACACTGAACAAGCAAATGGAAAGGACAGTGGACCTAGTGAAGAAGTTGTTGAGGTATTTGAAGGTAATGAAGAAGTTGTTCAAAATGATGACTCTGGGCATCACAAAAGTGAGAGTGCACTAGAAGATGCTGAAGAAGTGATGGATGCAGTTGAGAGAAGTGAAACCCCGAAAGCAGCAGAGGAGAGTGAGGATAATATCAGTTTAAGGGACTGTTCACAGGGTGAAGGCGGCACGAGGGAGACAACAGAAAAGCAGAGTGCTGAGTTATGTGAAGAGGTTTATGATGAAGAGGATTTTGAGACCGACATGAAACCGGACGTTGGTAGTGTGGATGGTGAGGAAGACGACAGTGACATCCTGGAGAGATGTGTCATAAGCGACAGAAACATTTCAAGGGGAGAAAAGAGTGGTGAGGAGAGTGATATTCTGGAGAGGTGTGTTTCAGAGAACATCTCACAGAAAGGTGAAAGTGAGCAGGTTGTTTTGAAAGGCAAAGACAAAAAGGTATTAGAAAGTGATGATTgtgttgaggaggaggaggaggaggaggtaaaggaggaagaggaagacattATGGAGATGTCTGTAGAAtatgaagatgaggaggaggaagaggagagtgagaaaaaaaaagtaatcgAAAAGTATGTAGAAAAACAGGAAATGAGCTTAAGTGAGAAGGAATTAAGTGGGACAGAGGAGGTGGATACGATGCATAGATTTGTACAAAGCTCAGAGGAAGCTAAAGTCATTGAACAGGAAGAGGAAAGTGAGGTTGTGGAAATAGAACGGGGCCAGGTAAAAgacgaagaagaagaggaagaaaaggacAGCATTGGAGAAAATGTTAAAGAAAGTGAAGAGGATGATGTAATAAAGGATACAGAACAGGGCATCGCACCAGAAGAGCAGTGTGTTAAAACAGAACCCAAGGAGTCAGATAGTGATGAGGAGATATTAGAGATTTGTGTTAAAAGAGAGCAAGAAGAAGATGGTGATTGTAGTGAACAAGGGAAAGATAGCCAAGGCAAAGAAAGCCTCCTCAAAGAAAGTGAGAGGCTCATAAGTGGCAAACCCCTAGGGAAGGGTAGGGCAACCCCCAAAAGCCCTGCACTTACACCCAGGGACGAAGACTCAGAGAAAAGCCATGCATCTGTGAGCAAAGAAGAAGCTGTTGAGGTCCTCTGTGAGGGAGAAGAAAGAGCCAGATCAGTGGTTGGAGGTGGACAGAGAGAAATCCCGTTCATGTCGCTTCCGCGGATGGAACGCATGGGGAAATTGCTTACGGTGCAGCGCACTATTTTGCCCTGTGAG GATACAGCAGCCAGTGGCAAAAAACGCAAAACCTTATCACCCACTGATGATGTCAAG AGAGAAAAGAATGAGGATGACGAGAGCAGGGAGACCAAAGGGAGAGAACAAAGAGCAGaccagagagaaaggggggaattCACAGAGAG GTATCTACTTGGTTTAGATGGAGACAGCTTCCTGGCTGAGCAGAGGCTGCAGTTGTGTGCCAGTTCTCCAGACGTGTCCCAGGCCTCCTCAACTCACATGAAACACAGCACTTTAGGAGAGGAGGGCCGAAGCTCCGGGATGAGAAAGCTGGGTGCCTCTCCAGTGGCAGCGCCCAGGAGAGGACTGGTGCGGAGCTCCCACGCCTCATCAGACGAGGACCAACACGAGGAGCAGAATGAAGCAGACATGCAGAAGAGCAGAGGGTCGGTAGATGAAAGGATGagcagaaagggggagagacaaAAATCAGAGGAAGAGGAACAAAGTAAagaacaggaagaggaagaagaagatgagGAGTTAGAGGTTGAGTTGGAaggggatgaggaggatgaggagtggGAAGTGAtggaagatgaagaggaggaggtggagctaAAGATTCCAGAGAAAAAActgggggaggagagaaaagggatGGTGAAGGTAGGGGAAGTGAAGTTGAAAAAGATGGAAGTTGATATAATGAAACAGAGAACAgacattttaaaagaaaaagaaaagttaAAAACAAGAGAAGAGGAGTTGAATAGTGAGATAGAGGAGACAAGCGCTCAGGTAGCAGAGCAAACAAGGCAGAGGGTCGAAAGGACGAAACTTGTAGAGGACATCACTTATGGAAGACCGTGGAGTTACCAAGACAAGCAGAGGTTAACGTTTCTCAAAGAGGATGCAAGGCAAATcgatgaagaagag GAGGAACGCCGACTGAAAGAGGAGGAACGACGACTGAAGGAGGAGAACGAGGCCAACCTCAG aGCCCTGAGGCTGCAGCTGGACTCGagcaggagagaagaggaggccaGGCTGAGAGCTGAGTCGGCCCAGCAGCTCCAGCAGCTCAGGGAGAGcgctcagagggagagagaaatccaGCAGCGTCTGCTCAT AGAGGAGAATGAGGCCAAGCTGAGAGAGCTGCAGAGGgctctggaggaggagaggagagcagagcgtGAACGTCTGGAGGCCCAGAAGAGGCGGGAGCTCCAGCGACTGCAGGAGGAGTCGGAGCTGGAGCTCATGCAGGAGAAGAGGCTGCTACAGAAGAAGAACGAGGAGGCTCTGGCCTCGCTGAAGCTGGAG GTGAAGACCGACGAGATGCTAAGGGAGGTACCAAGCAGCTCAAAGCAACAGTTGACAGAGTATCGGACCGAG CTTGGAGACGTACTGCTGGAGATCAGGGATGAGCTTCAGCGGGACCACAACCGGAAGGTGGAGCAGTTCAAAGAGGAGCAGCGTCAGAAGCTGGAGGACATCAGGCTGGAGCATGTGGAGCAG gaGAGCAGTCAGAGGGAGCATTTGCGGACCACCCTGCAAGGAGAGAGGGATCGTCTGTTGTCCTCACACAACCTGCAACTCGAGCAACTCAAAACCCAGCTGGATAAGCAGGTCCAGAGGACACGTCAAGCGTACTCCAAGAAG GAGGAAGAGATTAAGGAACTAGAGCTACAACTGGACATACGTGCCAAAGATCTGAAGACTCAGGAAGCCATGCTCTTTAGTCAG ACATCAGAGATCCAAAAGAGAAGACACCAACTAGGACTCAAAGAAAATGAG ATCGAGGGGCTTCATGAGGATCTTGAGAAAGTGACACTTGAGAGGGACCGTGCCAGAGAGGAGGCCCAGCTGGAGAGGCAGGAGAAGGAGCGCCTGAAGGAGGAGAACCAGGCCATGAAGGCCGAGCGGGAGAAGCTGGAGAAGAAGCTGGAACTGCTGCAGGAGCGTTGTGACCAGCTGAGCCGCCGTGTCCG CGACCTGGagcagacagagaagagagtctCTTCCTCCAGGTCAGAACAAAGGCAAACAAAGGTCAACACCAAGGGTAAAGAAACGAGAAAGAAGGACCGGGAGTCTTCCTCACTTCCCAGTGATGAGCAGTCGTTACACGTGGAGGACCTGGAGCCCCCGAAGGcatcctccacccctccactccCCAAAAGCAGCGAGAGTATGGAGGG TCTGAGGTACTACATATCGTCAGAAGGCATGTCGCTGCAGAGGGCCCGGAACTTTCTGGAGCAGCAGAGCGGTAGCTTGAGTGAGAGGCAGGCAGTCCTGATGGCTGCCCGCTCGAGCTGTTTCCAAGGCCCCGTCAGAGAGGGGGCCAACCAGGAGCTGCTAAAGAACCTCCAGCAG GAGGCGAATCATCTCGAGCAGCTGAGGGCTACTGTGCAGAAGGGACAGAGTCTTCTAGAGAAGAAAGCAGAGAGACTCACCCACTTGGAGAGCTCATTGGTGGATGAG TTTTCATACAATGACACGTACAGACATGATGTGGATAGGAAAGTCACATTTGTTGTCACAGACTCAGACATGAGCAGTGTCGATGGCCATGAAGGGACAG ATGTCCATCCAACTGTCCCAGCCAAAGTGCAGCATTTAGCTGACTCCCTGCAGCACATCTCTGAGCAGCTCAACACGGTCCTAGAGGCTCTGGGTTCTCTATCTCAAAAGAAAGCTCCACTCTTACCGAATGTTCAGGCCTCCTACCAACCCCTATCAGTGCCTTTATCTCAGGAACAGGCCCTCTCCTCTGGCCTGCTGTCTGCATCCAGATGGCCTTGGGCCTCTGCCATGACTGGCACCAGTAACCTAGGCAGGGCTGGCAACAGCTTCATTTTCCAGAAGGAACGTGAGGATTCAGTTGCCTCCAACAAATTATCTTCTGGTAAGTTGG GGCTTCCCATGAACGTCCGTGGAGGTTATTCAATGATAGGCAATTACAACCTCTCAGGGTTTCCTACAGCAAG TGAGCAGGTGCAGAGTATGTTGTCTACAAAGTCCACAGAGATGGATGACCAGCAGTTGCAAAGCCTGATTGAGTGCAACAAGAGATGGCTTGAAACACGCAGGAAAGATCCTGGCAT ACCCTTGTTTACCCGTTATAGGCCTCCGTCCTCCCTCGGTGGACTCGTCCAACTGGGTCTGGATGAGAGTAATCAGATAAAGGTCTACCACTACTGA